A window from Triticum aestivum cultivar Chinese Spring chromosome 6D, IWGSC CS RefSeq v2.1, whole genome shotgun sequence encodes these proteins:
- the LOC123142270 gene encoding leucine zipper putative tumor suppressor 2 isoform X2, which produces MAPADVKDASPPPRPPPPPAGPALPGGAEEYVRGSIEAALGLPVPDRSIRAKLAAYEDLRRRLQDRVFALEEDLHAAARRIDLLKNESAMNAEGIRRCVEEKEAVAAARDQLAAHAARLEKECGLYERDLERAMESCDELARESDDLRNRLRDAPDLTEQVQALQRDKEILKTNLNKAEEEVKLLFEENRALDEANKRLLCLLEKEQKHRSERKHSASNSTKKRKSSSLKDTSPVSLAIDFNSADASRQPLLPLQPNSPDCRVHKK; this is translated from the exons ATGGCGCCGGCCGACGTCAAGGACGCGTCCCCTCCTCCCCGCCCCCCGCCTCCCCCCGCCGGGCCGGCGCTccccggcggcgcggaggagtacGTGCGCGGCTCCATCGAGGCCGCCCTCGGCCTCCCCGTGCCGGACCGCTCTATCCGCGCCAAGCTCGCGGCCTACGAGgacctgcgccgccgcctccaggACCGCGTCTTCGCGCTCGAGGAGGacctccacgccgccgcccgccgcatcGACCTCCTCAAG aaCGAGTCGGCGATGAACGCGGAGGGGATCCGGCGCTGCGTGGAGGAGAAGGAGGCCGTGGCGGCCGCGCGCGATCAGCTCGCCGCCCACGCCGCCAGGCTCGAGAAGGAGTGCGGGCTCTACGAGCGCGACCTCGAGCGCGCCATGGAGTCCTGCGACGAGCTCGCCAGGGAGAGCGACGACCTGCGCAACCGCCTCCGTGACGCCCCCGAC CTTACTGAACAAGTCCAAGCGCTGCAGAGGGACAAGGAGATACTCAAGACCAACCTGAACAAAGCAGAGGAGGAG GTTAAGTTGCTGTTTGAGGAGAACAGAGCCCTCGACGAAGCAAACAAGAGGCTGCTGTGCTTGCTGGAGAAGGAGCAGAAGCATCGGTCCGAAAGAAAGCACTCCGCCAGTAATTCCACCAAG AAACGCAAGTCGTCGAGcctgaaggacacgagcccggtcaGCCTGGCCATCGATTTCAACAGTGCGGACGCGTCGAGGCAGCCCCTGTTGCCCTTGCAGCCAAACTCTCCGGACTGCAGGGTGCATAAGAAGTGA
- the LOC123142270 gene encoding leucine zipper putative tumor suppressor 2 isoform X1 — MAPADVKDASPPPRPPPPPAGPALPGGAEEYVRGSIEAALGLPVPDRSIRAKLAAYEDLRRRLQDRVFALEEDLHAAARRIDLLKNESAMNAEGIRRCVEEKEAVAAARDQLAAHAARLEKECGLYERDLERAMESCDELARESDDLRNRLRDAPDLTEQVQALQRDKEILKTNLNKAEEEVKLLFEENRALDEANKRLLCLLEKEQKHRSERKHSASNSTKQKRKSSSLKDTSPVSLAIDFNSADASRQPLLPLQPNSPDCRVHKK; from the exons ATGGCGCCGGCCGACGTCAAGGACGCGTCCCCTCCTCCCCGCCCCCCGCCTCCCCCCGCCGGGCCGGCGCTccccggcggcgcggaggagtacGTGCGCGGCTCCATCGAGGCCGCCCTCGGCCTCCCCGTGCCGGACCGCTCTATCCGCGCCAAGCTCGCGGCCTACGAGgacctgcgccgccgcctccaggACCGCGTCTTCGCGCTCGAGGAGGacctccacgccgccgcccgccgcatcGACCTCCTCAAG aaCGAGTCGGCGATGAACGCGGAGGGGATCCGGCGCTGCGTGGAGGAGAAGGAGGCCGTGGCGGCCGCGCGCGATCAGCTCGCCGCCCACGCCGCCAGGCTCGAGAAGGAGTGCGGGCTCTACGAGCGCGACCTCGAGCGCGCCATGGAGTCCTGCGACGAGCTCGCCAGGGAGAGCGACGACCTGCGCAACCGCCTCCGTGACGCCCCCGAC CTTACTGAACAAGTCCAAGCGCTGCAGAGGGACAAGGAGATACTCAAGACCAACCTGAACAAAGCAGAGGAGGAG GTTAAGTTGCTGTTTGAGGAGAACAGAGCCCTCGACGAAGCAAACAAGAGGCTGCTGTGCTTGCTGGAGAAGGAGCAGAAGCATCGGTCCGAAAGAAAGCACTCCGCCAGTAATTCCACCAAG CAGAAACGCAAGTCGTCGAGcctgaaggacacgagcccggtcaGCCTGGCCATCGATTTCAACAGTGCGGACGCGTCGAGGCAGCCCCTGTTGCCCTTGCAGCCAAACTCTCCGGACTGCAGGGTGCATAAGAAGTGA